The genome window GCAGATGCTGGACAGCGGCACCCCCTCCACATAGCTCAGGACGGTGATGTCGCCGCACTTGGCCAGACAGCGGGGGACGTACGGGAGAACACCGCTGATCGTGTTGAGGATCTCCGCCTCGTCGTGCCATGTCCTGATGACCACGGACAGCGCCGAGGGGATCCGCTGCCGCACCGTGACACGTTCGCCGTCCTTGCCGGCCACAAGCCGGGAGTCCTGCTCGGTGAGCGGCCGCACCATGTAGTTGACGTTGTGATGCCCCCGTTCGAAGGAGCCCAGCGCCCTGGCGTAACGCAGGAACCTCTCGAAGTCGTCGTCCGCCGCAGGCTCCAGAGCGCGGTTGCTAGGCAATGGCGGACCGCCCAACGATGACTCCTGAATGGCTGTGCGGCGCGTGCGATGGTCATGCGCCGCGAACAAGGTGGGCACACGGTAGGGCATCTCGACGCAGCGGAACGTTTGACTCCAGCATTCGGTACGCATTTGAGCGCATGCGGCACTCAGAAGCAGCACGCCGTCGGAAATACCACGGATGCCGGCTCCGTGTCAGGCGGCCTCGGCGAGCAGGTCCCACACGGAGTTGAACCACGACTGCATGCTGTCGACGAAGGTGGAGCCGGGCGAGTTCGGGTCGCCGTCCCTGATGTGGTGCGTGAGGGTGGCACCGAGCCCGATCACGTCGAGCGCCTCGATCTCCCGGCCGCTGTCCAGGACGATGGGACGCTCGTCCACCACGTAGGGGCCGAACAACGCCTCGGACTCGTTGAAGAGGTAGACCTTGAAGGCCGGCGGCAGTGCCACGTGGCGGACCTGCAGGTCGAAGGACTCGACGAGCTTGGACGCCTGGAGGCTCGCGAGCACCCGCGGCAGCGAGGCCATGGCGTCCCGGGCGATCCCGAGGTGGCGCTCCCTGACCGTCCCGGCCTCGCCCGGGTTCATGGCCCGGGGATACGGAAGCTCCAGATCCTCCGACGGCAGTAGAAGCCGTACGCTCACGCGGGGCGGCGAGGGGCGGGACTCGGCCCTGCGCACTCGGACCCATTCGGCCTGGAGCATCTGCAGATGCATCCCGAGCGATTCCGCGGTCAGGGTGTAGACGTCGAGCGCGACCTCCTGAAGATCGAATGCCTGCTCGATGAACGACCCCACGGTCACGGCGCCGCGCCGATGCACGCCCCGGGGCGTCGAGGATTCGATGCGCTGACTCCGGATCACCCGCGACCCGCTGCCGCGCCGGGACTCGATCCAGCCTTCGCTGGTGAGCTCCCTGATCACCCGCTGCACGGTGTCGCGGGACACGCCGAACTCCTCGGCCAGGGCCCGTTGAGGAGGCAGCGTGCCGTTCACCGGGTACGTCCCGTCGGCTATGCGGACGCGCAGGGCTGCCGCGACACGGTCGAACTCCGTGCCGCCACCGTCGCCGACCCGTTCTGCGTCCACACACCGACCGTACCTTCTCTGCCCGACAGCCAAACACTTTTCGGGCAGCCAGCAGTCCAACTGCCCTACTGGTTAAGGGATCAAGCAGGCAGGGCACTTCCAATTCAGAGCAACCAGTCCAATTGGACTGGAAGTTGATCGGTTCACGGAAGCTCCATGGGGGCTTCACCGGAAACGGAAGGGCCGGGTGGGGGAAATGATCCAGTCGGAGGCGCTCGCCACCGCAGCCGAGTTCGTCCTGTCGATGCTGGCCCAGTCGGAGTACGGACTACTGGGAGCCGTCCTCGTGTCGCTCGTCTTCATGGGTGTCCGAGCGGGC of Streptomyces cynarae contains these proteins:
- a CDS encoding GntR family transcriptional regulator, with protein sequence MDAERVGDGGGTEFDRVAAALRVRIADGTYPVNGTLPPQRALAEEFGVSRDTVQRVIRELTSEGWIESRRGSGSRVIRSQRIESSTPRGVHRRGAVTVGSFIEQAFDLQEVALDVYTLTAESLGMHLQMLQAEWVRVRRAESRPSPPRVSVRLLLPSEDLELPYPRAMNPGEAGTVRERHLGIARDAMASLPRVLASLQASKLVESFDLQVRHVALPPAFKVYLFNESEALFGPYVVDERPIVLDSGREIEALDVIGLGATLTHHIRDGDPNSPGSTFVDSMQSWFNSVWDLLAEAA